A genomic region of Anopheles coustani chromosome 3, idAnoCousDA_361_x.2, whole genome shotgun sequence contains the following coding sequences:
- the LOC131260298 gene encoding acyl-CoA Delta-9 desaturase yields MTVGLTSTLQFIAGNSAQYMKTGQAPGAAGSTAGCPDGNNNEMEDDHSVSNRDVDSYLKHYNRWQQSAWGRKLSILLKQYCGYEFDAEIKWNNVLMIGTFHVIAICAFLYYFWQATLVTYLWGFFVGGCAGFGVTGGVHRLWCHRSYKAKLPLRIILMCCYSIAGQNTIYDWVRDHRIHHKYSETDGDPHNASRGFLYAHVGWLMLRKHPECIKKGRLIDMSDIVSDPVVQFHHKHFVLMKLLFCFFLPTFIPWYVFGECFRMAFFSQCFVRYVMSLNFTWLVNSAAHLYGAHPYDKRINPAENRAVSVVAMGEGWHNYHHVFPWDYKAAELGNYSVNVTTFWLDVFAKIGWAYDLKEPSKDLVRRTIEKYGDGTHITARIGHMEEVPAPEDS; encoded by the exons ATGACGGTCGGTCTTACGAGTACGCTGCAGTTCATCGCCGGCAATTCGGCGCAGTACATGAAGACTGGACAGGCCCCGGGGGCTGCCGGTTCGACGGCTGGCTGCCCGGACGGGAACAACAATGAGATGGAGGATGATCACTCCGTGAGCAACCGGGATGTCGACAGCTATCTCAAGCACTACAACCGTTGGCAGCAGTCCGCTTGGGGCCGCAAGCTTTCCATCCTGCTGAAACAGTACTGCGGCTACGAGTTCGATGCCGAAATCAAGTGGAACAATGTGCTGATGATCGGGACCTTTCACGTGATCGCCATATGCGCGTTTCTGTACTACTTCTGGCAGGCGACGCTCGTTACGTATTTATGGG GTTTCTTCGTTGGGGGCTGTGCCGGGTTCGGCGTGACCGGTGGTGTGCACCGGCTCTGGTGCCATCGTTCATACAAGGCGAAGCTGCCGCTGCGCATCATCCTGATGTGCTGCTACTCGATCGCCGGACAGAACACGATCTACGACTGGGTCCGGGATCACCGCATCCATCACAAGTACTCGGAAACGGACGGTGATCCACACAACGCCAGCCGGGGCTTCCTGTACGCGCACGTCGGCTGGCTGATGCTTCGCAAGCACCCGGAGTGCATCAAGAAGGGACGGCTAATCGATATGTCGGACATCGTCAGCGATCCGGTCGTGCAATTCCATCACAA ACACTTTGTCCTAATGAAGCTGCTCTTCTGCTTCTTCCTGCCCACATTCATCCCCTGGTACGTGTTCGGAGAATGTTTCCGAATGGCGTTCTTCAGCCAATGCTTCGTGCGGTACGTGATGAGCCTGAACTTCACCTGGCTGGTCAACAGTGCCGCACATCTCTACGGTGCCCATCCTTACGACAA GCGCATCAATCCGGCGGAAAATCGTGCAGTTTCCGTGGTGGCGATGGGCGAGGGTTGGCACAACTATCACCACGTGTTCCCGTGGGACTACAAGGCGGCCGAGCTGGGCAACTACTCAGTCAATGTGACCACCTTCTGGCTGGACGTGTTCGCCAAGATTGGCTGGGCGTACGATCTCAAGGAGCCGTCGAAGGATTTGGTGCGTAGGACGATTGAGAAATACG GTGATGGCACACACATCACGGCCCGGATCGGACACATGGAAGAGGTGCCAGCACCGGAGGACTCCTGA
- the LOC131272100 gene encoding acyl-CoA Delta-9 desaturase-like, with the protein MTVATTTETVSGTVLSAQDVNMKNASAKGGNDLNNNFNGMDDRQGVTEKDLDDYLHSYNKWKQSRAGRVLQQWIADYLGMRFDAEIKWKNVAMIGGLHLTTVVMFFKYVWYSTLTTWLWGIFVGGCAGLGVTGGAHRLWTHRAYKAKLPLRVILMCFYCMSGQNTLFDWVRDHRIHHKYSETDADPHNSNRGFFYAHVGWLLLRKHPECIKKGQLIDMSDVLADPVIQFHQRYFMALKILFTFLVPSMIPWMFLGEPLYLSFLANCLLRYVLTLNFTWLVNSAAHIYGNKPYDSRIRPAENKAVSIVAMGEGWHNYHHVFPWDYKAAEMGHYSVNVTTFWLDVFAKIGWAYDLKEPSKELVSRTLQKYGDGTHITTPIGNLQEVPEQDPLKSR; encoded by the exons ATGACGGTCGCCACGACCACCGAAACGGTCAGCGGGACCGTCCTCTCGGCGCAGGATGTGAACATGAAGAACGCGTCGGCCAAGGGTGGCAACGATCTGAACAACAACTTCAACGGCATGGATGACCGGCAAGGAGTCACCGAGAAGGATCTGGACGACTATCTGCACAGCTACAACAAGTGGAAACAGAGCCGGGCGGGGCGCGTCCTGCAGCAGTGGATTGCCGATTACCTGGGCATGCGGTTTGACGCCGAAATCAAATGGAAGAACGTGGCCATGATCGGTGGGCTGCACTTGACCACCGTGGTGATGTTCTTCAAGTACGTCTGGTATTCGACACTAACGACGTGGCTTTGGG GAATCTTCGTGGGTGGTTGCGCTGGACTGGGCGTCACGGGCGGAGCCCATCGCCTCTGGACGCATCGGGCGTACAAAGCGAAGCTGCCGTTGCGTGTCATCCTGATGTGTTTCTACTGCATGTCGGGCCAGAACACTCTGTTCGATTGGGTCCGGGATCACCGCATTCACCACAAATATTCGGAAACGGACGCTGACCCGCATAACTCCAACCGAGGTTTCTTTTATGCGCACGTCGGCTGGCTTCTGCTCCGCAAGCACCCAGAGTGTATCAAGAAGGGGCAACTCATCGACATGTCGGACGTACTAGCGGATCCGGTCATCCAGTTCCACCAGCGATATTTCATGGCGCTGAAGATCCTGTTCACCTTCCTCGTGCCGTCCATGATCCCTTGGATGTTCCTCGGTGAGCCGCTGTATCTGTCCTTCCTGGCCAACTGTCTGCTGCGGTACGTGCTGACACTGAACTTCACCTGGCTGGTGAACAGTGCTGCGCACATCTACGGCAACAAACCGTACGACAG CCGTATCCGACCGGCCGAAAACAAAGCCGTCTCGATCGTGGCGATGGGCGAGGGCTGGCACAACTATCACCACGTGTTCCCGTGGGACTACAAGGCGGCCGAGATGGGACATTACTCGGTGAATGTGACCACCTTCTGGCTGGACGTGTTCGCCAAGATTGGCTGGGCGTACGATCTCAAGGAGCCGTCGAAGGAGCTAGTCAGCAGGACGCTGCAAAAATACG GAGATGGAACGCACATTACGACACCTATCGGCAACCTGCAGGAGGTTCCCGAGCAGGACCCACTTAAGAGCAGATAA